In Desulfovibrio inopinatus DSM 10711, a genomic segment contains:
- a CDS encoding glycosyltransferase family protein has translation MIGICPDALNLGSGKTFLENYLNVDIEERWQPDIVLNFGVTIPDNSIFHTKRFGKVILQHSSFKEIIAHDVLEHIPDLTTAMHNCLNLLDVDGVMHITVPYDLSYGSWQDPTHIHAFNERSWLYYTDWYWYLGWSQARFERTSLNMKLSPYGIKLQKAGKSQDEILNSPRAVDAMHVVLTKRLLTEEERTKSLLMQERAMTCATTEHLEHETQQATPEEDSLLQVDDADWGDYAQQQEETDLRATLSEEFTRLHQTISERDEVVNHFTRTVEKQEQQIAELERVIAEHEEEMQRAMQQAGHDLAQTVASRDRHIRELSRELNARDRQIAALLGSKSWRITHPLRVVMTQWGKVRRLIPRVWNGFRYLLRGDFKGFWRRLKTIQAERARYSIRHCASPEALCWGIMATPHTMFIAHLIASRLQKHGWSTEIFTDEPDQFDLDYYFVICPQMFQSLPPGERRIAFQLEQSVSSRWFTQDYLKSLENSLCVLDYALINIEFLAQKGITYPHIFYLPIGSNADYIQSDAPTPEKCYDVLFYGDSLSSPRRQKLLQILQKHFQVKFCNDTFGQEMIDEIRRAKVVVNLHYYEHALLETPRLHECLSLGTPVVSESAQDQSDYPELAHGVTFFPEGDEQAMVEAVRTVLNTPERHAELRKSVECGSKRFAFMFDRFLAAMNFVPVEKLANDELEFPCTGSRIALSLPETISRRRIYLENQPQNCRIFDGVRLSPGWIGCAMSYSTLSRYALNQGVKQLTIIEDDVLLPSDFEEKMHIIETYLREREGQWDVFAGVIALLHEDTRVLKVETFQGMTFVTIDKMTSMVCNIYSEKILTLLSHWDSNNRDAQNNTIDKYLERQEDLRVVTTLPFIVGHREEVQSTLWGFQNTQYLDLIAKSEHTLRAKVEAFQAKMSCENS, from the coding sequence ATGATAGGAATTTGTCCAGACGCTTTAAACCTTGGAAGCGGTAAAACATTTCTCGAGAACTACCTCAATGTTGACATTGAGGAGCGATGGCAACCAGATATTGTCTTGAATTTTGGAGTCACTATTCCGGATAACTCTATTTTTCATACAAAACGATTCGGTAAAGTCATCCTGCAACACAGTTCGTTTAAAGAAATCATCGCGCATGACGTGTTGGAACATATTCCTGACTTGACGACAGCTATGCACAATTGCCTCAATTTATTGGATGTTGATGGCGTAATGCATATAACGGTTCCGTATGACCTCTCGTACGGATCGTGGCAAGACCCTACGCATATCCATGCGTTCAATGAGCGAAGTTGGCTTTACTATACAGATTGGTATTGGTATTTAGGGTGGTCCCAAGCGCGTTTTGAAAGGACAAGCTTAAATATGAAGCTGAGTCCATACGGTATCAAACTTCAAAAAGCAGGGAAAAGCCAAGACGAAATACTGAATTCTCCCCGCGCAGTGGATGCAATGCATGTGGTTCTTACGAAACGTCTTCTGACCGAAGAAGAACGAACCAAATCTCTATTAATGCAAGAGCGAGCCATGACGTGCGCCACAACTGAACACCTGGAGCATGAGACCCAACAGGCAACACCTGAAGAAGACTCGCTATTACAGGTAGATGATGCTGATTGGGGCGATTATGCTCAGCAACAAGAAGAAACTGATCTTCGTGCCACTTTATCTGAAGAATTTACCCGGTTACATCAGACTATCAGCGAACGCGACGAGGTCGTGAACCATTTTACGCGTACTGTCGAAAAACAGGAACAGCAAATAGCCGAGCTTGAACGCGTCATCGCAGAACACGAAGAAGAGATGCAACGCGCGATGCAACAAGCCGGACACGACTTGGCGCAAACCGTCGCAAGCAGAGACAGACACATTCGGGAACTCAGCCGGGAGCTGAACGCCCGAGATCGTCAAATTGCCGCTCTATTAGGTTCAAAATCCTGGCGTATCACGCACCCTCTGCGCGTTGTGATGACGCAATGGGGAAAAGTACGCCGCCTGATTCCTCGCGTATGGAACGGGTTCCGTTATCTTCTTCGTGGTGATTTCAAGGGATTTTGGCGGCGCCTCAAGACGATACAAGCAGAGCGAGCCCGATATAGTATCCGACATTGTGCGTCACCAGAAGCATTGTGTTGGGGCATTATGGCGACCCCGCACACAATGTTTATCGCACATCTCATTGCGTCTCGATTGCAAAAGCACGGATGGTCCACAGAAATCTTTACTGATGAGCCGGACCAGTTTGATCTCGATTATTATTTTGTCATTTGTCCACAGATGTTTCAGTCACTTCCGCCGGGTGAACGCCGTATCGCCTTTCAATTGGAACAGTCCGTCAGTTCTCGATGGTTTACCCAGGACTATCTGAAAAGTTTGGAGAACTCGCTGTGCGTACTGGACTACGCACTCATCAACATTGAATTCCTTGCGCAAAAGGGCATTACCTACCCACATATTTTCTATCTTCCGATTGGAAGCAACGCAGATTATATTCAATCTGACGCACCGACACCGGAAAAATGTTACGACGTCTTGTTTTATGGAGACTCCTTGAGTTCTCCGCGGAGACAAAAGCTCCTGCAAATTCTGCAGAAGCATTTTCAGGTGAAGTTCTGCAACGATACCTTTGGGCAAGAAATGATCGACGAAATTCGTCGTGCCAAAGTTGTCGTAAATCTTCATTATTATGAACATGCCCTGCTGGAAACACCACGCCTCCATGAGTGTTTGTCGTTGGGCACACCGGTCGTCTCCGAATCTGCGCAAGACCAATCCGATTATCCAGAACTGGCTCATGGCGTGACGTTCTTCCCTGAAGGGGATGAGCAGGCCATGGTCGAAGCCGTACGTACAGTTTTAAACACCCCCGAAAGGCACGCTGAATTACGCAAGTCCGTAGAGTGTGGATCGAAACGTTTCGCCTTTATGTTTGACCGTTTTCTGGCAGCTATGAATTTCGTTCCAGTCGAAAAACTCGCTAACGATGAATTGGAATTTCCTTGCACAGGATCTCGAATTGCGCTTTCCTTGCCCGAAACGATTTCCCGTCGCCGGATTTACCTTGAAAACCAGCCTCAAAATTGTCGTATTTTCGATGGTGTTCGCTTAAGTCCTGGATGGATTGGCTGTGCAATGTCGTATTCGACTCTCTCTCGCTATGCGCTCAACCAGGGAGTCAAACAACTCACGATCATTGAGGATGATGTGCTTTTGCCGAGTGATTTCGAAGAAAAAATGCACATCATCGAAACCTATCTCCGTGAACGAGAAGGACAATGGGACGTCTTTGCCGGAGTCATAGCCCTGCTGCATGAAGACACCCGCGTTCTCAAGGTAGAAACATTTCAAGGCATGACTTTTGTCACCATAGACAAAATGACAAGTATGGTGTGTAATATCTACAGTGAGAAAATTTTGACCTTGTTGTCACATTGGGACTCCAACAATCGGGATGCTCAAAACAACACAATAGATAAATATCTTGAACGACAGGAGGATTTGCGCGTCGTCACGACATTGCCATTTATCGTCGGACACCGAGAAGAAGTCCAGTCGACGTTATGGGGATTTCAAAATACCCAATATCTGGATCTTATTGCGAAAAGCGAACACACATTGCGAGCGAAAGTCGAAGCGTTTCAGGCCAAGATGTCTTGTGAAAATAGCTAG